The following are encoded in a window of Brevibacillus sp. DP1.3A genomic DNA:
- a CDS encoding APC family permease yields MISEFKRFLLGRPMKSSELAGEKLNKVKALAVLSSDALSSVAYGTEQILLVLITLGAVAMWYSIPISIAVVGLLTILILSYRQTIFAYSTGGGAYIVAKDNLGTTTGLVAGGSLLVDYILTVAVSTSASTDAITSAFPVLHDHRVLIALFMIAIVTVLNLRGITESATILMYPVYLFVVAILVLIIGGGYQWMVGNVQAHPPQYGAVVPGITLFLLLRAFSSGCSALTGVEAVSNAIPNFRDPAPKNAALTLIMMGLILGVMFMGISLLAYLYGISPNPKETVVSQIASAVFGRGIMYYSIQAVTALILFLAANTAFAAFPLLAFMLAKDRFMPNMFMVRGDRLGFSNGIIFLAILSALLVIAFKGETENLIPLYALGVFIPFTLSQAGMMKRWISKKPRGWLAPFVINTLGMLTTLTICLIFFITKLSQVWPIFVFLPIVIFIFRKINQHYRDLANELRLDMETDKPEPKGSVIVIPVAGISQVVKSTISYAQSLSDDIVAVYVGFNDEDMKKMEEKWELWNPGVRLIVLRSHYRSIIRPLFKFIDTVEWKKAETDHVTVMIPQFITKHWWHNLLHNQTSLLIRAYLFARQDVKIATVPYRLKK; encoded by the coding sequence ATGATATCAGAATTCAAGCGATTTTTACTCGGTAGACCTATGAAATCAAGTGAACTTGCCGGAGAAAAGTTAAATAAAGTAAAGGCTTTGGCGGTTCTTTCATCTGATGCTCTATCTTCTGTCGCTTACGGAACAGAACAGATTCTTCTCGTGTTAATTACTTTGGGTGCAGTAGCGATGTGGTACTCTATCCCCATCTCCATTGCGGTTGTTGGTCTTTTAACCATCCTCATTTTGTCTTACCGACAAACCATCTTTGCTTATTCAACTGGTGGTGGAGCCTACATTGTCGCAAAGGACAATTTAGGAACCACTACTGGACTGGTTGCAGGTGGATCTTTGCTTGTGGACTACATTTTAACGGTTGCTGTTAGTACGTCTGCTTCTACAGACGCTATTACTTCGGCATTTCCAGTGCTACATGATCATCGCGTTCTTATTGCTCTGTTCATGATTGCCATCGTAACGGTATTAAATTTACGTGGAATCACAGAATCGGCAACGATTTTAATGTATCCTGTTTATTTGTTTGTTGTCGCTATTCTCGTCTTAATTATTGGCGGCGGATATCAATGGATGGTTGGAAATGTGCAAGCTCATCCCCCACAATATGGGGCAGTTGTTCCAGGAATAACTTTATTCCTTCTACTGAGAGCATTTAGTTCAGGGTGTTCCGCGTTAACAGGGGTAGAAGCCGTATCCAATGCAATTCCCAACTTCAGGGACCCAGCACCGAAAAATGCAGCATTAACGCTTATCATGATGGGACTTATCCTGGGTGTTATGTTCATGGGCATTAGCCTGTTGGCTTATTTGTATGGTATTTCACCGAATCCAAAGGAAACAGTAGTATCTCAAATCGCTTCTGCTGTTTTTGGACGAGGAATCATGTATTACTCGATCCAAGCTGTTACAGCACTTATTTTATTTCTGGCCGCTAATACTGCTTTTGCAGCCTTTCCTTTACTCGCCTTTATGTTAGCCAAGGACAGATTTATGCCTAATATGTTCATGGTTCGAGGAGATCGTCTTGGGTTTTCAAACGGGATTATTTTCTTGGCTATTCTTTCAGCACTATTAGTGATTGCGTTTAAAGGAGAAACGGAAAACTTAATCCCTTTGTATGCGCTTGGTGTTTTTATACCGTTTACCTTGTCACAAGCAGGAATGATGAAACGCTGGATTTCCAAAAAGCCCCGAGGGTGGCTAGCACCTTTTGTTATTAATACTTTAGGAATGCTAACAACCCTCACCATTTGCCTGATCTTTTTCATTACAAAACTCTCGCAGGTATGGCCGATTTTTGTGTTCCTTCCTATCGTCATTTTTATCTTTAGGAAGATAAATCAGCATTATAGAGATTTGGCAAATGAGTTACGACTTGATATGGAAACAGACAAACCCGAACCAAAAGGGAGTGTCATCGTTATTCCTGTGGCTGGGATTTCTCAGGTGGTGAAAAGCACCATTAGTTATGCGCAATCCTTGTCGGACGACATTGTCGCTGTCTACGTCGGGTTCAATGATGAAGACATGAAAAAAATGGAGGAAAAATGGGAGCTCTGGAATCCCGGAGTACGTTTGATTGTCCTGCGTTCACATTATCGCAGTATCATAAGACCTTTGTTTAAGTTTATTGACACGGTTGAGTGGAAAAAGGCAGAGACGGATCATGTTACTGTCATGATTCCCCAGTTTATTACCAAGCACTGGTGGCATAACTTACTTCATAACCAGACGAGTTTATTAATCCGCGCGTATTTATTCGCCCGCCAAGATGTAAAAATTGCTACGGTTCCATACCGATTAAAGAAATGA
- a CDS encoding YdeI family protein: MTTSKTNPKVDEFLSKAKKWKAEYEKLRSIVLDCELTEDFKWMHPCYTFENKNIVLIHGFKEYCALLFQKGALLKDPNGILIQQTENVQAARQIRFNNVEEIMEMESILKAYIQEAIEVEKSGVEVSFKKHEEYIIPEEFQNKLNEIPALKTAFEALTPGRQRAYLLHFSAPKQAKTRESRVEKCMQQILDGKGLND; this comes from the coding sequence ATGACAACAAGTAAAACGAATCCTAAGGTTGATGAATTTTTAAGCAAGGCGAAAAAGTGGAAAGCAGAATACGAGAAGTTGAGAAGTATTGTTCTTGACTGTGAGCTGACCGAAGATTTTAAGTGGATGCATCCTTGTTACACGTTTGAGAACAAAAACATCGTTTTAATACATGGATTTAAAGAATATTGTGCGCTACTGTTTCAAAAAGGTGCCTTGTTAAAGGATCCAAATGGGATTCTCATCCAACAAACGGAGAATGTTCAGGCGGCCCGCCAGATCCGGTTCAACAATGTGGAAGAAATCATGGAAATGGAATCTATTTTGAAGGCCTATATTCAGGAAGCCATTGAAGTTGAAAAATCCGGTGTGGAAGTGAGCTTTAAAAAGCATGAAGAATACATCATTCCTGAAGAATTTCAAAATAAGTTGAATGAAATCCCTGCCTTGAAAACTGCTTTTGAAGCATTGACTCCAGGACGGCAAAGAGCCTACCTTCTTCATTTTTCAGCACCTAAACAAGCCAAAACGCGAGAGTCAAGGGTTGAAAAATGTATGCAACAAATTCTCGATGGAAAGGGATTAAATGATTAG
- a CDS encoding DUF2785 domain-containing protein — protein MNVKEKLIFIKDNGYQAPPDTFQFIQEMMSHIGSLDAELRDDLIYTTLSHWIPDNSLTANELEQLIPIILDQNHLLFRLGETNTDSVFTRSFSMLVIPLLLMRHRESPFLSRENIHAIKEKVFYNVREERDYRGYDEEKGWAHAIAHAADALDELAQCPELDKNDLITILDLVYEKMTITDRIYSDGEDERMVKSIIRILNRKILSQVYVEQWIQSFGDMEKSSEFLPAFKQKNNIKNFLKSLYFRVKFYKVDADLCPTIEQTLYKVEKVYYS, from the coding sequence ATGAATGTAAAAGAAAAGCTGATATTTATTAAAGATAACGGCTACCAAGCCCCACCCGATACATTCCAATTCATACAAGAAATGATGAGTCACATTGGTTCTTTGGATGCCGAACTACGAGATGACCTCATTTATACAACCTTATCACATTGGATTCCTGACAATTCTCTAACTGCAAACGAACTGGAACAACTGATACCAATCATTCTAGATCAAAACCATTTGCTCTTTAGACTTGGTGAAACAAATACAGATTCTGTCTTTACCCGCTCTTTCTCCATGCTAGTCATACCGCTCCTTCTTATGAGACACAGAGAATCCCCCTTTCTCTCCCGCGAGAACATCCATGCGATCAAAGAGAAAGTTTTTTATAACGTACGAGAAGAGCGTGATTATCGAGGATATGATGAAGAAAAAGGCTGGGCTCATGCCATAGCCCATGCAGCAGATGCATTAGACGAATTAGCTCAATGTCCCGAACTGGATAAAAATGACCTCATCACCATCCTCGATTTGGTTTACGAAAAGATGACCATCACCGATCGCATTTACTCCGATGGGGAAGATGAGCGCATGGTAAAATCCATCATTCGTATTTTGAATAGAAAAATACTTAGCCAGGTTTATGTAGAGCAATGGATTCAAAGTTTTGGTGATATGGAGAAGAGTTCCGAATTTCTTCCTGCCTTTAAACAAAAAAATAATATAAAGAACTTTTTGAAAAGTCTGTACTTCCGAGTGAAATTTTACAAAGTAGATGCCGATCTCTGCCCAACCATTGAGCAGACATTATATAAAGTAGAAAAAGTATACTATTCGTGA
- a CDS encoding sigma-70 family RNA polymerase sigma factor, translated as MENEEMYQLLIKMKEGDEQAFHTMYDATFQDVYRTVSFLVDHKQDREDVMNEIYMQMWTSLANYDTNRPFQFWLHGLVIRQVQRFRVKSWRRFRIFERIRSYSQEESYWDEHTALMDGRNQLISQSIRKLTDKQRTVIIFRFYHDYTLEEIATLLDIPLGTVKSRYHAGLQALRKDFGNLPLERMEKINDY; from the coding sequence ATGGAAAATGAAGAGATGTATCAATTACTTATAAAAATGAAAGAGGGTGATGAACAAGCATTTCATACGATGTATGATGCCACCTTTCAGGACGTATACCGGACCGTCTCCTTTCTAGTGGATCATAAGCAAGATCGGGAAGATGTCATGAATGAAATCTATATGCAAATGTGGACATCACTTGCTAATTACGATACGAACCGTCCTTTCCAGTTTTGGCTGCATGGCCTGGTAATCCGTCAAGTGCAGAGATTTCGGGTCAAGAGCTGGAGGAGATTCCGCATTTTTGAACGCATCCGTTCCTACTCCCAGGAAGAGTCTTATTGGGATGAACATACTGCGTTGATGGATGGGAGGAATCAACTGATATCCCAGTCCATACGAAAACTGACCGACAAACAACGGACAGTGATTATCTTCCGCTTTTATCACGACTATACTCTTGAGGAAATTGCGACGTTGCTCGATATTCCGTTGGGTACAGTCAAGTCCAGATATCATGCTGGCCTCCAGGCGCTTCGAAAAGACTTCGGGAATCTCCCTCTGGAAAGGATGGAAAAGATCAATGACTATTGA
- a CDS encoding serine protease: MNKQANKETKEALKVLQNQSVIQSAEYWVQNAHEGGVVRGDLVALLIQNMAKKLTGTVPKPETPEKPKPEPTPEPTKPTKQPKPWSEIEKLAKAASVHIDIGFGGTGVLLKGGLLLTAKHVSKGRVSFRVKTYARDWLDATLVAEHPGIGKDAVDLALYKIGRPSAKLPFLPLSADSLVSGQKLLTVEAEYADWIVRTGELCQLSTKMQPWEFDCSVPVENGNSGGAAVNEYGDVIGIFVNVTSVGIQRGSIRESVPGGEAINLQHQAVSEWLAKWL, translated from the coding sequence GTGAATAAACAGGCGAACAAAGAGACAAAAGAGGCATTAAAAGTATTACAAAACCAATCAGTCATCCAATCAGCAGAATACTGGGTACAAAACGCTCATGAAGGTGGAGTTGTCCGTGGAGACTTGGTAGCATTGCTCATTCAAAACATGGCGAAAAAATTGACTGGAACAGTTCCCAAACCCGAGACGCCAGAAAAGCCGAAGCCTGAACCAACTCCAGAACCTACCAAACCCACCAAGCAACCGAAGCCGTGGAGTGAAATCGAGAAGCTGGCAAAGGCTGCTTCGGTTCACATAGACATTGGATTCGGCGGTACGGGTGTATTATTGAAAGGCGGCCTATTGCTGACGGCAAAACACGTATCCAAAGGTAGAGTCTCTTTCAGAGTGAAAACGTACGCGCGGGATTGGTTAGATGCGACTCTGGTTGCGGAGCACCCGGGAATAGGAAAAGATGCTGTTGATCTGGCGCTGTATAAAATTGGGCGACCGTCTGCAAAATTACCGTTCCTGCCTTTGAGCGCCGATTCACTTGTGAGTGGTCAAAAGCTACTGACTGTCGAAGCGGAGTATGCGGACTGGATTGTAAGGACTGGTGAGTTGTGTCAGTTAAGCACCAAGATGCAACCGTGGGAATTTGACTGCTCTGTTCCTGTGGAGAATGGCAACAGCGGCGGAGCTGCCGTCAATGAATATGGAGACGTGATCGGTATTTTCGTCAACGTAACGTCTGTAGGTATCCAACGAGGAAGTATCCGGGAAAGCGTTCCTGGTGGAGAAGCAATCAATTTGCAGCACCAAGCTGTTTCAGAATGGCTTGCAAAATGGTTATAA